In a single window of the Papaver somniferum cultivar HN1 chromosome 8, ASM357369v1, whole genome shotgun sequence genome:
- the LOC113304955 gene encoding egg cell-secreted protein 1.4-like → MAPAYLTTASKLIFITMLVVITLSTMDSNTIGTTGVLARPLSHVQTASPISLAARLQSNGSYSECWDSLTELQACTGEVILFFLNGEAHLGRNCCRAIHIIQHNCWPAMLGSLGFTQEEGEILRGYCDATANVLPPPSPIVLLVKDDMKP, encoded by the coding sequence ATGGCGCCTGCTTATTTAACAACTGCTTCAAAGTTGATATTCATCACAATGCTGGTTGTGATAACTCTGAGCACAATGGATTCCAACACAATTGGTACAACCGGTGTACTAGCAAGACCTTTGTCGCATGTTCAGACTGCGTCCCCCATATCCTTAGCTGCTCGATTGCAGTCAAATGGGTCATATTCTGAATGTTGGGACTCGTTAACGGAGCTTCAAGCCTGTACCGGAGAGGTTATATTGTTCTTCCTCAATGGTGAAGCACATTTAGGTAGGAACTGTTGCCGAGCAATTCATATAATCCAGCACAACTGTTGGCCTGCTATGCTTGGGTCATTGGGGTTCACTCAAGAGGAAGGTGAGATACTTCGAGGATATTGCGATGCCACTGCCAATGTTTTACCTCCACCATCCCCTATAGTGCTTCTCGTGAAGGATGATATGAAGCCCTGA